Below is a genomic region from Trichoderma asperellum chromosome 2, complete sequence.
TTCTCGTCGTTTTTTGTCTCGGGCTTGTGGTTTGTAAATTGTGTGTCCAACTTTAGTCTCGTGTGGCGATAATAGACGGACCGCATCACATCTTCAGCTCGCCAATGTCGCCAAGATCGACGCCCTTGGAGATGGTAGCGAGATGGATGTCAGAAAACCCAATGTCGGAAGAGTTGAAGCAGTTGGTTCTGTTGTGAAGCGGGATCCGTTTGTCACCCGGCTCGGCAAACGTAATGTCGACGCACTGTCAGTCTCCGCGTTAGCCTTTGCATTTCTACCGCACAACACCACAAGCATGCCGGTGATCAAAGCGTCTCTTgacactactactacttacCGAGAACAGCGCGGCGCCGTGCTGTGCCGACATGACAATCTGGATCGTCGCATTGACTCCCGCCTTGACGCCGATGTCCGTCGGCACCGAGACCTGATCCAAACAGATGGTGCCCGGGAAGGGGTTGTTGCTCGGGCCAATAATGCCAAACTTTGGCACAATCTGGTGGGACATCTCTAGCGGTCCGCCATCGGGGCCGTCGGTGCCCATTCCCAGGTTGACCTGCAGCATCGCCGTCGCATGGCCCACGAACCAGCCGGGCTGGAATGAGATGGGGCCTCCTGTCGTGGGCCAGAAGGTGCGGTTTGTTGTCAGAGGGACTCCACCACCTGTTGTATGGATGTGTTATTAGCAGCCCGTCACAAAGAGAGCTCCGATGTCAGGCACCATGATGATATGCTATGCTTACAAGGATACATCCACTGCATGCCGTATGGGAAGGTCGCGTTCGTCACCAGATTGTCGCCTCGCCAGCCGGGATAGACAATGACGGTATGCGCCCACGAAAGAAGTGGCAGAGCCAAGAGGCATACAGCCACCAGCAAACTTCTCGCAGCCATTGTTTTACTGAGGctgatggtgatgctgatAGTCTCGGTTTGGCCGCTTTATTTCGCCTTGAGCGAAGGAACGAGGTTTGAAAAAAAGCCGAGTCTGTCTGTAACGGGAAATTTCCTTATTGGGAGAAACTGCTGTTGGTTCTGCTGTGGAAATGCTCGATGAATGCAACCAAATAAGTGGCAAGCTGCACCCAATCTCggagaaataaaagacagcGGTCGCTAGTTCAACGCAGACAGACCATGAATCACTCTGGATCTTCAagtaatgctgctgctatcatGAAAACACAAAGACACAGACGAAGATGAGTTGTGTCGCTACGAGCTTTTtgcaagaagcaaaagagaaagcgaGATGCGCCTGGAATTATGTACAAACGCCCGCTTCCTCCACGCGCCCCGGCAAAGCTTCCCGCAGCCGCTGAGCAGAGGCAGACGGCTGGTCCAATCGCTGGATTCCTCATGATCCCGGCAGCGCTGCACCAATCAGCCTCTCGAAGCGAGACCTTCGCTAGGCCAATGTCCAGACTAGGCGCTTAAATGCAATGCAACCCCCTCCGGCCTATTTTTAGAGGCGGCCTCGCGATCCTTGTCGATGTTGGCATGGCAAAACTCGAttcgcctctctttttttgctcggtttcttcttctttggcgggAGAGTCGTCGACGATTTGCCCTGGTTTTGCTGATGCAAGGGCCGGATCGAGCACGGCCATCTGCATCAGGCAGCGTCCGAGGCTCGTGGAtgctgcttttgtttttatgcGTCTTACTCTGGAGACTACTGGCTGGTCTGGGCATCTTTTAGCTCCGGCGGCAACTAGCTTTCTTACCACGAGTTCGGCCGTTAGAGCGATCCACTCGAGTCCAATAATCTCTTCCATGCGCAAACCCGCCAGCTAACGGTGAATCGATCCaatgcccccccccccccccccccccccccgctGTCTTGAAAGCGTCTTCTCTGTTCTTCTCTGTTTAGAgggagtttattaatttcatACCATGGATACATTCGTATATACACGCTTTGGGGATTCACGTTTATTTCACAGTACAATGTCGATTCAGGAAGCAGGCTTCATATTCGTTGACGAAGCTCATGGTACCGAGGTTCCAGACAAACCTATGTGCATTTTATACGCAAACAAGGCTTCTCAACTCGCTCAATGATAGGCCAGTATACCTTCCATAAGTGGTAATGGTGCCTTCAACAAAGTAttccaaagagaagagtggAGAAGAGTGCgtcttttcgtcttcttaGCAAGATCGAGAGACCCCAGATGAGACCTCTTAATCTCCGCCATCTATGGGTATACGTGCATTATCACCTTGCATATCGACACCCTTTCTGCATCTCtagagaggaagacgactCTAAAAATAGCATGTCACTAATATGTAGTCTATGGTATTGAAGAACTGGGCAAGTGATGGCTACATCATAACACTACTCCGCTGCATGCAGCTACTTACCAGGAGCAAGCAGGATCTAGTCCTTTAACAGTGCAGTATCCGGGCAGagtatctctcttttttgcttATAAACCATGGATTTCTCTGATCTACAAAGTATATTCGTGGGAAAAGGTCTCTTTGCCCCATGTGATGCGCCGGTTAATTTCCGAAGCTGTCTTCCAAGTTCGAGTCACATTTGAGTCAATGAAGAAAACTTTGAGTGATGTTCCACGCAGTGGATGGAAATGGCCAGGTTCATGGATCTGGCGAACAAAAGACGCATTGCGGCAGAGTAAAGCCCTCATTGCGGGCATCTATGAATGGTCTCGAGACATCGTTAACAGCTACCTGAGGCGGACATGTAGGGATCGGCCCGTGGGACTTTTGCCAAGATGCAAAACTAAGTTTTATCTCTTTCACAATTGAGGTAAAATTGGCTCAATTCAGCTATTGGACCGCTTATTGTGATAATAATGATACACATGCATCGGCTGAGAGACAGCGCCACACAACGTCTTCAGCGGTGGCATGGGGGCAGTACTCGTAATCTGTTGGTGACGCCACAACTGCTGGGTACATACTTGGTAGGTAGATGAAGGCTGCAGGGTATACAAGGCATGAGGGAAGCCGTAAACATTAAAGCCGATGTACCAAGTGTGATCCAGTTCCTACATGCACACAGATAGCTGTAGTTTGTAGGAAGACGATTCTTTCAAGGACATAGGCAGGTTCACAATGCGTGTTCCCACTTCTAGACTTTAATTCATTCATGAATTTATTCAGAACGATGTAAAACTCTTCATTTTTCCTCTCGGTATACATAGATAGACCAGCACTCTGCCAAGGCTTTTCTTGCCTCGTCATATGGCATAGGGTTACATGATCCACAAacaatatacatgtactcgcTTGGCTCTTAACAAAAGGATGAGCGAGATGTAATATGATGTAAAATATTCTTcctgtttcttctcctttcccTCTTTCTACAGTGAAGGAGTGCAAGCATATCAACCAGCATAGTGCTTAATTATCTCCACTATTCTCTGATTGAGCTTGATAGCGTCGCCCATCACAGTATTCATTCTCACTACTTTTAACTCTACATTTGCAGTTTACAAGAAATCCACCTGTACAACGTGCCCATTGTATAAGCCACCTATCGGGGAAATATAGAAACAAATCACTCACGTTTCAAAGAGGCTAGTATCGGCCGAAATGGCGGCATTCATCATGATTATTAACATCCATATGCTATTATATCTATGCAAAAACAGTCGTAGTACAGCACAGTCTAAACATCCACCTTCTACTGCAGAGCTTTAACACCAGCCTGCATCGCCTTGAAATGGCTCCAGTCGAGGCTGTCCTGCGCCAGAGCCCACGCCATCACGCCTCCCAGCTGCTTGGGCACAACAATATCCGTAAACTTGCGAGCGACAAACTCAGCCGTGTCCCAGGTCCAGAAGACCCCCTTCTGGGAATCCCAGTACCACTGCCCACCCAGATCCTCGTCTGCGATGCCGTTCTGCACCGCGTGCTGGAAATCGCCGCTCATGTTGGCCGGCTCGAACGTGATGGCGCCGGATTTGCCCGTGTCGCTGCCGTCGGGGGCCTCGAGCTCTGCTGTTGGGCAGCCAACGGGGGTTGTGCAGTTGAAGCCCGCAGCAGTTTCAAACCATTTGGCGTAAAAGGCAAAGCCGAGGTTGATCTTGCTGGGAGAGAGGCCGCGCTCGATGTAGGTGCTGATGGAATCGTTAGAGTTGGAGACGCCAGAGTGGTGGGTAGTTGTGTTCATTCGGCGCATCATGAGATCGTACGTCATGACCTGTAACAATCAGTTGGAGCCCAATCTTTCTAAATACCGGCGTATGCATCTCAGTATAGTTACTCACGTTGACGTAGTCCACAATATCGTTAATCTTGGCCACATTCTCGGCTGTGTAAGCAATCATGTCCTCGACTCGCCCCGGCGCAGCAATGGAGAGTTCGATATCTTGCCCCACGGCATCTTTGATTGCCtgaaggaagagagggaaagcaTCAATCTCCCAAACCTTCTGCGAATTGGGGTTCTGAATGTAGTCCTGGCCATTTCCACCAGGGAACTCCCAATCAATATCTATAATTGCCATCCATGAGTATACATTGTAGCCATCCATCCAGCCTTATATATGATGTACTTACCAACGCAATCATAGCCCAGTGTCTTGATTGCAGTAGCGACATTCTGGGCATAAGTTTGGCGTGTCTGGTTATTCTGTGCCCCTGCGCTGAAGCCAGATGTGTCCCCCCATCCGCCAATGGACATGCAGACCTTGACCCCGTCGTCGAAAAGAGCTCGAATCTGGTCCAACGGCATAAAAGGCTGATACCAAGTGCCGGAGTTGAACACGGTCGAACCGGCAAAAGCGGTGCTGACGTGGGTGACACCTGCGGTTACAGAGTGATCAGGCAGATTTGTCGTGTCCCATCTATTAGAGAGTAAGTATCTTCTAGTGTCATCAACGGAAATGACTGGAGGCGCAGCACATACGAGTCAAAATACATGAGATAGCGAGGCTTTGCCATCGCCCCAGTGGCGGCGACAGTAGCTGCTGCGAGGGTAGAGGTACGCATCCTGGAGAAAAGGCTATGGTCCCGGTataagaagagggagaggaagatgggGTTGAGAAATGGAGAGGTGATAAACTTTGGGTATCACAGACAGGCCATACTGTTTATATAAACGCCACTCCAAGAGTAGACTTGGGTGCCATCAGCCTTGATAGCCGTCAAGGGGCCCCCAACATGTTTCGCCGACTATGAAAAGAAGCAAACGCGAATCAGACCATGCAGCACAGGAATGCCTACCGTCGAGTAATACGAAACAGCCTGATTCATGGTATAACGGGCCCCCATGGCTGTAACGTCGCAATTTTACGCGGGAGCTTGACGAGAGGCTTTGACGATCTGTTGGACGTTACAGATCGATTGGCCACGCCCCGCTTAGTATCGCTCCGAATTGATGACCGGTTGCCGCTGTTGTTGGAAGATCGCATCACATCTATACATTCATCTTGACCACCTCCATAGGCATCGTTCTTTACTCTACTCCGTAAcattgatctttttttttttttttttttttttcctttttttttttccttttttcctttaatCTCCCATACGTCCATACATAATCTGTGTCTTTTAGTACGGCTGTCCTCAACAAACATACCTAAAGCACACATTGAAAGTGAACCCCTATCGGCTTGAAAAACCACAGACGGGACTTTGCAGAGATCCACAGCGGTTGCCAGAGCTAATCTGGAGAGAGCAAGTGACAAGCTGGGGCGACAACCGGCCCTGGCATATAGTCAGAGATCGTCAACGCTTACCATCTAGCAGCAAAAACGAGTTGCCCAAACAGGCATTAGTTGCTGCTTGGCGGCTACTTATAATACAGCGCTCTTGATGCCTATGAATAAGCTTGAGTGGAAAGGGATAGGCATATTAttaggagaaagagaaaagtgaATGCGTTTGATTAATGAACATTAAAGGCGAGCCCATGAGCGAAAGAAGCCTCGTTAATAAGCTTACAGATTAGCATGGCGAGAACTGGGATGCCAGTCTTGGTGGTTCCACCTCAACCGGGTTGATCGTTACTAGCAGCGGCTAAGACGGATGGCCAAGTGCACAAGAAGGCAGCAGTTTTAATATCCTGTTTcatgctatatatatataataacttacaCAGAAGGCTATGGCCAATGTCTAATGCTGGGGGCCACCCGGCGCCCCGTACCAGCTGAGAATTTAAAGTCCCCATATCCGATAGTCATCTTATTGCCCCTTTTGAGTGCATATCAGCTTTTATGTCAGAGGGCAGTATGGGGGCAACATTTACACGATTACCTGTCCCTGCAAGCCCCCCTGAGGTCTGACAATGCACTACCGGCTCTCCGGCTCACTTTAAATCTAGAACTTGGCTACATTTGTCACTCCCCTGGCCTGTCAGCCTTGCAATGACATGGCTCTATGACACTAAGTTTGTCCCAGGGTACGGAGTTTAAGTGCGGCCTTGTATACATGGTGACTAGTAAGTAAAAAGCACAAGAAAAAGTTGTATCGGAAGCAGCTTTAGATGACATTATCATGTACACAATCTATATTCAAGACATGCTAGAGTTGCTAGCAAGCTGCGAGCGTCAGTGACTCTATTCACTCCTCTATATCTGGCCTAAATCCCTTTCTTTCGCCCATAAGATGTGCATCCCTGCAAAGATCAAGCATCATGTGCCtcatttcttctcctccgaCGCCTCTAACCCCTCTCCACTTCCAAAATCCGACCAATTTTGAACAGCTCCTTCAACAACTGGCACCCAGGAAGCTCTGTTCCTCGTAAAGATTTCCACTTCCGGCACAAACGACTTTACCAAGTCTTCATCGTCCACACAGCCAATCTTGA
It encodes:
- a CDS encoding uncharacterized protein (EggNog:ENOG41~CAZy:GH18), whose product is MRTSTLAAATVAATGAMAKPRYLMYFDSWDTTNLPDHSVTAGVTHVSTAFAGSTVFNSGTWYQPFMPLDQIRALFDDGVKVCMSIGGWGDTSGFSAGAQNNQTRQTYAQNVATAIKTLGYDCVDIDWEFPGGNGQDYIQNPNSQKVWEIDAFPLFLQAIKDAVGQDIELSIAAPGRVEDMIAYTAENVAKINDIVDYVNVMTYDLMMRRMNTTTHHSGVSNSNDSISTYIERGLSPSKINLGFAFYAKWFETAAGFNCTTPVGCPTAELEAPDGSDTGKSGAITFEPANMSGDFQHAVQNGIADEDLGGQWYWDSQKGVFWTWDTAEFVARKFTDIVVPKQLGGVMAWALAQDSLDWSHFKAMQAGVKALQ
- a CDS encoding uncharacterized protein (EggNog:ENOG41~SECRETED:SignalP(1-21)) gives rise to the protein MAARSLLVAVCLLALPLLSWAHTVIVYPGWRGDNLVTNATFPYGMQWMYPCGGVPLTTNRTFWPTTGGPISFQPGWFVGHATAMLQVNLGMGTDGPDGGPLEMSHQIVPKFGIIGPSNNPFPGTICLDQVSVPTDIGVKAGVNATIQIVMSAQHGAALFSCVDITFAEPGDKRIPLHNRTNCFNSSDIGFSDIHLATISKGVDLGDIGELKM